From Weissella diestrammenae, a single genomic window includes:
- a CDS encoding PTS mannose/fructose/sorbose transporter subunit IIC, translated as MSIISIILVIIVAFLAGIEGILDEFQLHQPLIACTLIGLVTGHLIPCVILGGTLQMMALGWANIGAAVAPDVALASIASAIILVKGGNFDAGHIALAYGAAIPLAVAGLFLTMIVRTISVGLVHGADAAAKRGEIKPLERIHITALGLQGLRIAIPAILLILIPASSVQSALNSVPHWLSDGMTIGGGMVVAVGYALVINMMATREVWPFFALGFALAAVSQLTLIALGAIGVAIALIYINLSKMGGGSNGGGSNGGGSGDPVGDVLNAY; from the coding sequence ATGTCAATAATTTCTATTATATTAGTGATCATTGTCGCATTCCTTGCTGGTATTGAAGGAATCTTGGATGAGTTCCAATTACATCAACCATTAATTGCTTGTACCCTTATCGGATTGGTCACAGGACATTTGATTCCATGTGTTATCTTGGGTGGGACATTGCAAATGATGGCATTAGGTTGGGCTAACATTGGTGCCGCTGTGGCGCCGGATGTTGCTTTGGCCTCAATTGCATCTGCTATTATTCTTGTTAAAGGTGGCAACTTTGATGCTGGGCATATCGCTTTAGCATACGGTGCCGCAATTCCTTTGGCCGTAGCTGGACTTTTCTTAACAATGATCGTTCGAACGATTTCAGTTGGATTGGTTCACGGGGCTGATGCCGCTGCTAAACGTGGCGAAATTAAGCCTTTGGAACGTATTCACATCACGGCCTTGGGATTGCAAGGTCTTCGAATTGCAATTCCTGCGATTCTTTTGATTTTGATTCCTGCAAGTTCAGTTCAATCAGCTTTGAATTCCGTACCGCACTGGCTATCAGATGGTATGACTATCGGTGGTGGTATGGTTGTTGCCGTTGGGTACGCTTTGGTTATCAACATGATGGCAACGCGTGAAGTTTGGCCATTCTTCGCACTTGGATTTGCCCTAGCAGCCGTTAGCCAATTAACATTGATTGCTCTTGGTGCTATCGGAGTTGCCATTGCTTTGATTTACATCAACCTCTCAAAGATGGGTGGTGGTTCAAACGGTGGTGGTTCAAACGGTGGCGGATCTGGTGACCCAGTCGGCGACGTGTTGAACGCATACTAG
- a CDS encoding DUF956 family protein — MVQSLNTVADLSAPGIFYTGIGAKYGKILVGDKAFEFFNDNNVNDYIQVPWAELIMVQAQVRGTHIGRRFKVQTTAGSFDFSSKMVGPVLKAVRNHVGDERVLRMPSLVQKFKARFQRWFKKNSAK, encoded by the coding sequence ATGGTTCAATCTCTGAATACAGTAGCTGACCTTTCTGCCCCAGGTATTTTTTATACTGGGATTGGCGCAAAGTATGGCAAAATTTTAGTCGGTGACAAGGCCTTTGAATTTTTTAATGATAACAATGTCAATGACTATATTCAGGTGCCATGGGCGGAGTTGATCATGGTTCAAGCTCAGGTTCGCGGGACGCACATTGGTCGGCGCTTCAAAGTGCAAACAACTGCCGGGAGCTTTGATTTTTCGTCTAAGATGGTTGGGCCAGTCTTAAAAGCAGTCCGGAATCATGTTGGCGATGAACGTGTTTTGCGAATGCCAAGTTTAGTTCAGAAGTTTAAAGCGCGCTTTCAGCGATGGTTTAAGAAAAATTCAGCAAAGTAA
- a CDS encoding PTS system mannose/fructose/sorbose family transporter subunit IID, which translates to MTEERISLTKSDRLAVAWRSTFLQGSWNYERMQNLGFAYAMIPAIKRLYKSKEDRAAALTRHLEFFNTHPYLASPILGVTLALEEERANGAAIDDTAVQGVKIGMMGPLAGIGDPVFWFTVRPILGALGASLAIAGNIMGPIIFFVVWNILRWGFLWYTQEFGYKAGSEITKDLSGGLLKDITKGASILGMFILAVLVERWVNVKFVLELPAKKLAEGAYINFPKGDVSGAKLQEILGQQAGGLSLTKEVPNTLQANLDSLVPGLMGLLLTFLCMYLLKKKVSPIILIVGLFVVGVVLHVLHIM; encoded by the coding sequence ATGACTGAAGAAAGAATTTCATTAACAAAATCAGATCGTCTTGCGGTTGCATGGCGTTCAACATTTCTACAAGGGTCTTGGAACTATGAACGGATGCAGAATCTTGGCTTTGCTTATGCGATGATTCCTGCGATTAAGCGTCTGTATAAGTCCAAAGAAGACCGGGCAGCAGCCCTAACGCGTCACTTGGAATTTTTTAATACACACCCATACTTGGCATCACCAATTCTAGGTGTGACTTTAGCTTTGGAAGAAGAGCGTGCAAATGGTGCCGCCATTGATGATACAGCCGTTCAAGGTGTGAAAATTGGAATGATGGGACCATTGGCTGGAATTGGAGATCCAGTTTTCTGGTTCACAGTTCGACCAATTTTGGGTGCATTAGGGGCATCTTTGGCCATTGCTGGAAACATCATGGGACCAATTATCTTCTTCGTTGTTTGGAATATCTTACGTTGGGGATTCCTCTGGTATACCCAAGAGTTTGGGTATAAGGCCGGAAGCGAAATCACTAAGGACCTATCAGGTGGTTTGCTGAAGGATATTACAAAGGGTGCGTCAATTCTTGGAATGTTTATTCTGGCGGTCTTAGTTGAACGTTGGGTTAACGTTAAATTTGTCCTTGAACTGCCAGCCAAGAAATTAGCTGAAGGTGCCTATATTAACTTCCCTAAGGGTGATGTTAGTGGGGCAAAGTTACAAGAAATTTTGGGTCAACAAGCAGGTGGGTTAAGCTTAACAAAGGAAGTACCTAATACTTTGCAAGCTAACCTTGATTCTTTGGTACCCGGGCTGATGGGCTTGCTCTTAACATTCTTATGCATGTATTTGCTTAAGAAGAAGGTATCACCAATCATTTTGATTGTTGGACTATTCGTTGTCGGTGTTGTACTTCACGTACTACACATTATGTAA
- a CDS encoding mannose/fructose/sorbose PTS transporter subunit IIA: MVNFIIASHGEFAAGIKMSGQMIFGEQENVQVVTFMPNEGPDDLRKKLLDAVEQFDGGLESQVLFLVDLWGGSPFNQANLIVAEHADNMAIISGLNLPMLVEAYGARFSKETAAEIAQYLVPVAKEGVKSIPEAEVTETDKPAKVANPVGLKPGKIKINLVRIDTRLLHGQVATAWTPESKANRIIVVSDAVANDELRKGLIAQAAPNGVHANVVPISKMIEVMNDDRMGGVEAFLLFENPEDALAAIEGGVPIKEINVGSMAHSTGKTMVNKVLSMDKRDVETFEKLRDLGVEFDVRKVPNDSKANLFDLIQKANVQ, encoded by the coding sequence ATGGTTAATTTTATTATTGCCAGTCATGGCGAATTTGCTGCAGGCATTAAAATGTCTGGACAAATGATCTTTGGTGAGCAAGAAAATGTGCAAGTCGTCACCTTCATGCCAAATGAAGGACCAGATGATTTACGCAAAAAGTTGCTAGATGCAGTGGAACAATTTGATGGCGGTCTTGAGAGCCAAGTGTTGTTCTTAGTAGATTTGTGGGGAGGATCACCGTTTAATCAAGCTAACTTGATTGTGGCTGAACATGCCGACAACATGGCCATTATCTCTGGCCTGAATTTGCCGATGTTGGTTGAGGCCTATGGTGCTCGCTTCTCAAAAGAAACGGCAGCCGAAATTGCCCAGTATCTTGTACCCGTTGCTAAGGAGGGGGTTAAATCAATCCCAGAGGCTGAAGTCACAGAGACTGACAAGCCCGCAAAAGTTGCAAATCCAGTTGGTTTGAAGCCAGGTAAAATCAAGATTAACTTAGTTCGAATTGACACCCGTCTCTTGCACGGACAAGTTGCTACGGCTTGGACGCCTGAATCAAAAGCTAACCGTATTATTGTTGTTTCTGATGCAGTAGCTAATGATGAGTTGCGCAAGGGCTTGATTGCACAAGCTGCACCAAATGGTGTACATGCTAACGTTGTTCCAATTAGTAAAATGATTGAGGTTATGAATGATGATCGCATGGGTGGTGTGGAAGCCTTCCTATTGTTTGAAAATCCAGAAGACGCGCTAGCTGCAATTGAAGGCGGTGTACCAATTAAAGAGATTAACGTTGGTTCAATGGCTCACTCGACTGGAAAGACAATGGTCAACAAAGTATTGTCAATGGACAAGCGTGATGTTGAGACATTTGAAAAGTTACGTGATTTGGGCGTTGAATTTGACGTTCGAAAGGTGCCAAACGATTCAAAGGCTAACTTGTTCGATTTGATTCAAAAGGCTAATGTTCAATAA